The genomic region tccatctatgatatAAGTGCTTACAtgattgctaaataaaatataaaaccttTTTATGTGCTTAAAAGCCTTAAAGAGCTTGAACCCCGATAactgctgctcgcagctatatttatttatgtattgttcaaattatcattacattataCCTAATAAATGTAAGATGAACGCCATGTAttgaaaacatgtttgtttttatgtttacagTCTGAACAGATGTTGAActaatcaaaatattttatttactccAGAGCAACTGCAGCTAATGGATGACAGAATCAGATCGATTGTCTGTGGAGGAGCTGATGCGGTTCTTCTTGCTGATGCAGGAAGAGTTCTCGTTATGGACAAATCTACTGTGTGCCAGTATGTAGGCAAAACAGTATAGAATACCATAAATGTTAATAACAATATCTGACAGATTGTCTTTTCTCTGCAGGCCTCTCAAAGTTCTGGAAAACAGGCAGGTGATTCAGATCACATGTGGAGACCAGCATTCAATGGCATTAACCAATGGTATTCACCATTTCATCTAACatctgatgttttgttttaataatttgacATCTCATGAATTGATTGGCATTTGAGTGTAGATATGCAGAGCTGTTGTTGGTCTTTCAGATGGTCAGTTGTTCGTATGGGGTGAAAACTCTCACGGTCAGCTGGGTTTAGGGAAGGGAGAGCCGAGCACTCCTCAACCACTCAAATCTCTGTGTGGGATCCCACTGGCTCAGATCAGCGCTGGAGGAGACCACAGCTTTGTGTTGTCTCTCTCTGGAGTCGTGTTCGGATGGGGAAAGAACTCGGCTGGACAGCTGGGCCTCGGAGACACTACAGGTCTGAATACTTCATGTACAAACTAAACCAGTAATACTATAAAAGCACATATAAATACTACATTTGTGCAATACTGTATCAAATCTAAATCAAAGCATGACGTTTTTTTACCACAGACAGACACGTCCCAACGGTTGTAAATAGTCTGAACCGAAAGAAAACTGTGTCCATCTCATGTGGAGGAGAACACACTGCCACTCTATCAAAGGTAGTATGTTGTAACAGATCAtacatttatgttttatatattagaTAAGAGGATTCAACAAGCCTGACAGAAAACGTAGTAAAAAGTTTATCCTCAGGGCGGCACAGTATTCACATTTGGATCCGGAGGTTTTGGTCAGCTTGGGCACAACTCGTTTAAAGATGAACATCATCCGCGGGTGGTTGCTGAACTGTGGGGATCTAAAGTGTCACTGGTCACATGTGGGAGGTAAACTAGACTTTTCACAAGCAATCTGTGTTTTAGAGCAGTTGTGCAGATTTATTTATGCACACTGAAACTTCTTTAGCTCTCATGCAGCACATAATGATAATTCCTCACATGGTTATAAATATTTGCCCTTTTTATGGTTCAAGTTCAGttcagtaacttttttttttcttgtataaAGACGTCACACACTCGTATCAGTCTCATCGTCAAAGCTGATCTACTCATTTGGATGTGGGATGCAAGGGCAGCTGGGAAATGGAGAAATGATCAAGCAGTCTGTGCCTTTACCGGTGGATCTGTCAAATGGTAGATcttttaacagtatattatttTGTTATGAATATTGTTTTACTCGTCATGTTGCTCAGAGctctaaactaaactaaatgtTGCACACAGAATGTGATCATGAATATATGATTGAAAAACTCATCGCTGGGGAGAATCATTCCTTTGCCTTGTTTTTCAAAGTAAGAcagacagttttcatttttcaaaaaatagtTTAACATAACATTATTGCTGCACTGTGATTacttatattttacttttttgtattttgtaggAGCATGAAAGTAAGCCAAAATCCGGGGTTTTGACATTAAATGACAAAACGATTGACCGATGGGTGTTTGGAAGTGATTCATGGGTAACAATAAAGGAGTGAGTGTTTGCCTTAGCTTCCGTTCACATTATTTTGCTATAAATCCAGAGTTTTTGTATACCATTTGTGTCCATGTCGCtctaaaatattgtgaaaatgcATGTGGAGTTGTGTCATGACCTCAATGCATTTGTCcttcttttttaacttttctATTAAATAGCTGAAATATCAGATATTATCtattttatataatgtttaGATAATTTATTATGTGAATCCTAATCTTAGTATGTAGGgttcatattatttaattaGAGCATATAAATGGACTAAAAACTATAGTTTTGTTATTTGCAGGGAAATAAACACAGTGTTCTCCTCTGCTGCCTCTCTGAATGGAAGTTTTCTCAAAACAAGGTAAAATTAGTTAGTCTTATGTAGTAATTTCTCCTCCTTATGCCAAAAATGATTTCTTCCATCACAGATTTGATGTAACGTCCTGTCTTTGTAGTTGTGATGAACATTACCAGACGTCTGTGGAGAATTGTGGGTTGGATTTTGATCTGGTTAAAACATCCTTTGCAAAGTTATTAGAGAACAAAAGGTCAATATCAGAGGTAATGATGAATCcaacatttacaaaacatgttcagtacattttaaacagtaagATGCAGTTGATGTTTTTTTGTACCTCAGGTAGTGAAGGTGGTTCAACAGAAACTGCTGCCGTCTCTGAGTCCAAATTCAAATCCAACTTGTGTTGAATCTCTGAGACTTTACCTTCTCCTCCCTGAGCTCATCAGAGGACTCCAGAAACAAAGAACTGAACTCACTGAAGCAATAAGCTCCAAAATAATTCAGTTGAATCCAGCGGCTGCCAAGATGTTAGGTAAAGCTGTAGGACCATTTCAATCTCTGTGTTGTTGTCCTTGTTGTATTTGTCTAAGTATTTGTATGATATATTCTCAGAGATGTACTGGTCCAAACTCCCTGATGATTGGCTCAAAGGCTTGGTGAAGTTATTTCACAAAGAATCTGCTGAGCTGATTGGCCAGATTTCTTGTGGTGAAACTGGCCATGACTTAAATAGACGCCTGCAGAACTTTTTGCAGATCCTTCAGATGCTCTATGAGGTgccttttttaaacatttgatcaCAAGATGAAATTTATCGTATCATTGTATAATAGTTGTTTCTTTGTCTCTGTTGTGAAGGTCTGTTGCAGTACCCACAATGACATTACAAACAGTGATTTCATCATTCATGAGGTCAATGATCTCCTAGATACGGTGAGAACCAAAGCAATAGTGAATTCTGTTTCACAATGATGTTTTAGACAAAAACCAAAATACCAGAAATTTCTCTTTTTCTATACATCAATAGCTGCAAGTCACCTTGGATGACCTGGCCATGATTTTATTGGGCCTTCGTTTCACTGATTTCAATGATTTGGTGACACTGAAAGATTACTACCTTGTGGGTATTCAAGGCTTCTGACATGATGCATATGAAAATTTCATGAGACTTGCATGACATTTTTTATGTTCTGTGTTCAATAACTTTAACAAATCTTACAGTACTTCTTTGGATCTTTCTTTCAGggaattattgaaatattggTCAAGTTCCCTTTTGCAGCTGACATCCTATCTAAACAGAGAATGTTTTGTGTAAGTCAGAGATGGATGTACTCAGTCATACATAagcaaaataacttaatttttaAGCAAGAGTTACccttaaacctgtatgactttctttcttatgtgggacacaaaatacacttttagaaa from Megalobrama amblycephala isolate DHTTF-2021 linkage group LG7, ASM1881202v1, whole genome shotgun sequence harbors:
- the LOC125271938 gene encoding probable E3 ubiquitin-protein ligase HERC4 isoform X3; its protein translation is MIPKHFHLVGNRGSFVLAEISVFMTVCLQSAGDPSAVNMLCCWGAPVREGFGLLKPDKVKHGNYGIRSMCPETAVEDMSAGRSFVGFIRDGKVSVLRLRNEDYDHDGELEQLQLMDDRIRSIVCGGADAVLLADAGRVLVMDKSTVCQPLKVLENRQVIQITCGDQHSMALTNDGQLFVWGENSHGQLGLGKGEPSTPQPLKSLCGIPLAQISAGGDHSFVLSLSGVVFGWGKNSAGQLGLGDTTDRHVPTVVNSLNRKKTVSISCGGEHTATLSKGGTVFTFGSGGFGQLGHNSFKDEHHPRVVAELWGSKVSLVTCGRRHTLVSVSSSKLIYSFGCGMQGQLGNGEMIKQSVPLPVDLSNECDHEYMIEKLIAGENHSFALFFKEHESKPKSGVLTLNDKTIDRWVFGSDSWVTIKDFVICREINTVFSSAASLNGSFLKTSCDEHYQTSVENCGLDFDLVKTSFAKLLENKRSISEVVKVVQQKLLPSLSPNSNPTCVESLRLYLLLPELIRGLQKQRTELTEAISSKIIQLNPAAAKMLEMYWSKLPDDWLKGLVKLFHKESAELIGQISCGETGHDLNRRLQNFLQILQMLYEVCCSTHNDITNSDFIIHEVNDLLDTLQVTLDDLAMILLGLRFTDFNDLVTLKDYYLGIIEILVKFPFAADILSKQRMFCYLQMRLQFSPDQDMLMLNDNVLSVKRESLLTDTLKYLRQNTHSFYYPLKVVFIGENGIDWRGLSAEFFTLLSQSLLKWEKKVLEVQENSLVWFNPDHTQGNKDFYYLGVICGMALYNHHYMDINFPLALYKKLLKLSPTLNDLEELSPVEAGNLKNLLEEDEDVVDILFLNFTVKGQELIPKGGQIQVNKVNRQKYVDLYVDFVFNKSVKNQFKHFSRGFSKGCPLKIWSMFHPEELQELLQGSPKYEWQELQTSASYESCSASDELIKNFWTVFFEFSEENKKKFLMFLYGRNRVPVGGFSMCSLKICQSDGPDPDDRLPEAQTCFGRLILPKYSDINTLRNKLVHAINFCKVFGRE
- the LOC125271938 gene encoding probable E3 ubiquitin-protein ligase HERC4 isoform X4, giving the protein MIPKHFHLVGNRGSFVLAEISVFMTVCLQSAGDPSAVNMLCCWGAPVREGFGLLKPDKVKHGNYGIRSMCPETAVEDMSAGRSFVGFIRDGKVSVLRLRNEDYDHDGELEQLQLMDDRIRSIVCGGADAVLLADAGRVLVMDKSTVCQPLKVLENRQVIQITCGDQHSMALTNDGQLFVWGENSHGQLGLGKGEPSTPQPLKSLCGIPLAQISAGGDHSFVLSLSGVVFGWGKNSAGQLGLGDTTDRHVPTVVNSLNRKKTVSISCGGEHTATLSKGGTVFTFGSGGFGQLGHNSFKDEHHPRVVAELWGSKVSLVTCGRRHTLVSVSSSKLIYSFGCGMQGQLGNGEMIKQSVPLPVDLSNECDHEYMIEKLIAGENHSFALFFKEHESKPKSGVLTLNDKTIDRWVFGSDSWVTIKEEINTVFSSAASLNGSFLKTSCDEHYQTSVENCGLDFDLVKTSFAKLLENKRSISEVVKVVQQKLLPSLSPNSNPTCVESLRLYLLLPELIRGLQKQRTELTEAISSKIIQLNPAAAKMLEMYWSKLPDDWLKGLVKLFHKESAELIGQISCGETGHDLNRRLQNFLQILQMLYEVCCSTHNDITNSDFIIHEVNDLLDTLQVTLDDLAMILLGLRFTDFNDLVTLKDYYLGIIEILVKFPFAADILSKQRMFCYLQMRLQFSPDQDMLMLNDNVLSVKRESLLTDTLKYLRQNTHSFYYPLKVVFIGENGIDWRGLSAEFFTLLSQSLLKWEKKVLEVQENSLVWFNPDHTQGNKDFYYLGVICGMALYNHHYMDINFPLALYKKLLKLSPTLNDLEELSPVEAGNLKNLLEEDEDVVDILFLNFTVKGQELIPKGGQIQVNKVNRQKYVDLYVDFVFNKSVKNQFKHFSRGFSKGCPLKIWSMFHPEELQELLQGSPKYEWQELQTSASYESCSASDELIKNFWTVFFEFSEENKKKFLMFLYGRNRVPVGGFSMCSLKICQSDGPDPDDRLPEAQTCFGRLILPKYSDINTLRNKLVHAINFCKVFGRE
- the LOC125271938 gene encoding probable E3 ubiquitin-protein ligase HERC3 isoform X2, producing MIPKHFHLVGNRGSFVLAEISVFMTVCLQSAGDPSAVNMLCCWGAPVREGFGLLKPDKVKHGNYGIRSMCPETAVEDMSAGRSFVGFIRDGKVSVLRLRNEDYDHDGELEQLQLMDDRIRSIVCGGADAVLLADAGRVLVMDKSTVCQPLKVLENRQVIQITCGDQHSMALTNDGQLFVWGENSHGQLGLGKGEPSTPQPLKSLCGIPLAQISAGGDHSFVLSLSGVVFGWGKNSAGQLGLGDTTDRHVPTVVNSLNRKKTVSISCGGEHTATLSKGGTVFTFGSGGFGQLGHNSFKDEHHPRVVAELWGSKVSLVTCGRRHTLVSVSSSKLIYSFGCGMQGQLGNGEMIKQSVPLPVDLSNECDHEYMIEKLIAGENHSFALFFKEHESKPKSGVLTLNDKTIDRWVFGSDSWVTIKEEINTVFSSAASLNGSFLKTRFDVTSCLCSCDEHYQTSVENCGLDFDLVKTSFAKLLENKRSISEVVKVVQQKLLPSLSPNSNPTCVESLRLYLLLPELIRGLQKQRTELTEAISSKIIQLNPAAAKMLEMYWSKLPDDWLKGLVKLFHKESAELIGQISCGETGHDLNRRLQNFLQILQMLYEVCCSTHNDITNSDFIIHEVNDLLDTLQVTLDDLAMILLGLRFTDFNDLVTLKDYYLGIIEILVKFPFAADILSKQRMFCYLQMRLQFSPDQDMLMLNDNVLSVKRESLLTDTLKYLRQNTHSFYYPLKVVFIGENGIDWRGLSAEFFTLLSQSLLKWEKKVLEVQENSLVWFNPDHTQGNKDFYYLGVICGMALYNHHYMDINFPLALYKKLLKLSPTLNDLEELSPVEAGNLKNLLEEDEDVVDILFLNFTVKGQELIPKGGQIQVNKVNRQKYVDLYVDFVFNKSVKNQFKHFSRGFSKGCPLKIWSMFHPEELQELLQGSPKYEWQELQTSASYESCSASDELIKNFWTVFFEFSEENKKKFLMFLYGRNRVPVGGFSMCSLKICQSDGPDPDDRLPEAQTCFGRLILPKYSDINTLRNKLVHAINFCKVFGRE
- the LOC125271938 gene encoding probable E3 ubiquitin-protein ligase HERC3 isoform X1, translated to MIPKHFHLVGNRGSFVLAEISVFMTVCLQSAGDPSAVNMLCCWGAPVREGFGLLKPDKVKHGNYGIRSMCPETAVEDMSAGRSFVGFIRDGKVSVLRLRNEDYDHDGELEQLQLMDDRIRSIVCGGADAVLLADAGRVLVMDKSTVCQPLKVLENRQVIQITCGDQHSMALTNDGQLFVWGENSHGQLGLGKGEPSTPQPLKSLCGIPLAQISAGGDHSFVLSLSGVVFGWGKNSAGQLGLGDTTDRHVPTVVNSLNRKKTVSISCGGEHTATLSKGGTVFTFGSGGFGQLGHNSFKDEHHPRVVAELWGSKVSLVTCGRRHTLVSVSSSKLIYSFGCGMQGQLGNGEMIKQSVPLPVDLSNECDHEYMIEKLIAGENHSFALFFKEHESKPKSGVLTLNDKTIDRWVFGSDSWVTIKDFVICREINTVFSSAASLNGSFLKTRFDVTSCLCSCDEHYQTSVENCGLDFDLVKTSFAKLLENKRSISEVVKVVQQKLLPSLSPNSNPTCVESLRLYLLLPELIRGLQKQRTELTEAISSKIIQLNPAAAKMLEMYWSKLPDDWLKGLVKLFHKESAELIGQISCGETGHDLNRRLQNFLQILQMLYEVCCSTHNDITNSDFIIHEVNDLLDTLQVTLDDLAMILLGLRFTDFNDLVTLKDYYLGIIEILVKFPFAADILSKQRMFCYLQMRLQFSPDQDMLMLNDNVLSVKRESLLTDTLKYLRQNTHSFYYPLKVVFIGENGIDWRGLSAEFFTLLSQSLLKWEKKVLEVQENSLVWFNPDHTQGNKDFYYLGVICGMALYNHHYMDINFPLALYKKLLKLSPTLNDLEELSPVEAGNLKNLLEEDEDVVDILFLNFTVKGQELIPKGGQIQVNKVNRQKYVDLYVDFVFNKSVKNQFKHFSRGFSKGCPLKIWSMFHPEELQELLQGSPKYEWQELQTSASYESCSASDELIKNFWTVFFEFSEENKKKFLMFLYGRNRVPVGGFSMCSLKICQSDGPDPDDRLPEAQTCFGRLILPKYSDINTLRNKLVHAINFCKVFGRE